CTTTCGTAAACAATGTTATTATTTTTACTAAAAATGGACAGTATGTTGAGTTTTATGAGAGCTCAATACATGTAATCGTAGAAAAAATGCCAAAAATGCAGCTTAGGTGCTTGTGCCTAAAAACGAAAAGCACTAATCGATGGGAAAACAACCTAGCAATAAACAGCCTTTGTTAATGAAAGGAGGTTATAGTTTGGAGGAAACTCATTTAATTAAACCTGTATTAGACAAAGAGTACCCTATTATTAGTCATGGTAAAGGTATTTACTTGTACGATACTAAAGGAAAAAAATATTTAGATGGATCATCTGGTGCGATTACTGCAAGTATTGGTCATGGGGTTCAAGAAATTATAGACGTGATGGCAGATCAAGCGAAAAAAGTTTCCTTTGTTTATCGTTCGCAATTTACAAATGAACCTGCCGAACAACTAGCTAAAAAAATGAGTGAGCTAACATCAAGTGATTTTCATTGGTCGTTTTTTGTAAATAGTGGTTCAGAAGCAACCGAAACAGCAATGAAAATAGCCATTCAATACTGGCAGGAGCGCAATATGAAAGGAAAAAATAAAATACTATCTAGATGGATGAGTTACCACGGCATAACCATAGGCGCATTATCTATGTCTGGTCACTTAAAACGGAGGGCTCGATTTATTTCTTTACTTGACGATTTACCGATTATTCCACCTCCTTATTGTTATCGTTGTCCATATCATTCAACATACCCTTCGTGCGAGTTAATGTGTGCGACAGAGCTTGAACGAGTGATAAAACGTATTGGCGCCGAGAACATAGCAGCCTTTATTGCAGAACCGATTATTGGAGCTGCTGCTGGTGCACTTATTCCACCTTCGAATTATTATCAAACGATTAAAGATATTTGTGAAAGAAATAATATTTTATTTATCGCAGATGAAGTAATGACAGGTTTAGGGCGTACTGGAAAAATGTTTGCAATTAACCATTGGAATGTTGAACCTGACATTATCACCTTAGGGAAAGGATTGAGTGGGGGCTATACACCAATAGCATCGACGTTAGTAAGCGATCATGTTATGCAGCCATTTATTAAAGGATCAAAAACAATCATGAGCGGCCATACGTTTAGTGCGAATCCACAATCAGCAGCAGTAGCATTAGCAGTAATTAACTATGTAGAAAAACATAATTTAGTAGTATCAGCTGAAAAAAAGGGATATAGCTTGATGGAGAAATTGGATAAACTACGTCAAAACAACCCAATTATCGGTGATGTTAGGGGGAAAGGTCTGTTAATTGGTGTTGAGTTTGTATCGGACATATTTAGTAAACTACCATTTAAAGAAGAGGTAAATGTAACAGATATTGTTGTGCACAAAGCTCAGGAGAGAGGTTTGCTTGTTTATCCAGCCAACGCTGGAACAGAAGGGGTTGGTGGTGATGCTGTATTAATAGCTCCTCCTTTGACTATTTCTAATGAAGAAATTGATGAACTAGTTAACCTTTTTGAAATATCATTACAAGAAGTGCAAAAAGAATTGCAAATTATAGGGATGTAAGATTCCTAGTATTGAGAGGTGAAATAGTGATGTCTCGTATCGAAAACTCATTTAAAAAAATAATTACCGCATATGATGCTGTAAAACAAATAACAGATAATAGCACGCTAATGTTCGGTGGTTTCGGAGGAGTTGGTAGTCCCCCAACGTTAATTGATGAAATTTTATCGAAAAGACCAAAAAATTTGACCTTAATTGGTAATGATGCTGGATTTCCGGAAATAGGTATTGGGAAAATTGTGTGTGAAGGATTAGCTAGTAAACTAATTGCATCACATATAGGATCAAATCCAGTTGCAGGAAAGTTAATGTCAGACGATAACTTAACAGTTGAGTTTTCACCACAAGGAACTTTAGTTGAAAGAATCAGAGCTGGTGGAGTTGGTCTTGGAGGGATATTAGTAGATATAGGTATAGATAATGAAACTGTTAACCATGAAAAAGAAAGAATAACAGTTGATGGAAAAGAATATTTACTAGAATCGCCATTAATTGCAGATGTGGCTATTATATATGCTAAAAAAAGTGACCCGTTCGGGAATCTAATTTACCACAAAACGGCTCAAAATACCAACCCTCTCGTCGCAATGGCAGGAAATTATACGATTGCCGAAGTTGAAGAAATTGTACCGTTAGGTCATATTCACCCTGAAGAAATTGTGACACCTGGGATTTTCGTCAATAGCATTGTTCAAAGTAAAGGAGTGAATTGGTCATGGGTATGGGAATAGATGTACGTAATCGAATAGCCAATAGAGCTGCTGAAGAAATAAAGAATGGGATGATTGTGAATTTAGGAATTGGTATACCATCATTAGTTCCAAATCACCTTCGACAAGATATTCATGTCATGTTTCATGCAGAAAACGGAGTGCTTGGAATTGGTCCAAGCCCAAAAAAAGGAAATGAAGATGAGAATCTTTGCAATGCAGCAGGATATCCAGTCACGGTTGTAAACGGTGCTTCTTATTGCGACAGCGCTATTGCATTTGGAATGATTAGACGTGGATATGTAGATTTAACGATTTTAGGTTCGTTACAAGTGAGTCAAAACGGAGATTTGGCCAATTGGATTATACCAGGTAAAAAGGTACCAGGTATGGGCGGGGCGATGGAGCTAGCACAAAAAGCACAAAAAGTTATTGTCGTAATGAGTCATGCAGATAAAATGGGACAACCAAAAATACTTGAAAAATGCTCGTTACCGCTTACTTCAAAAAGCTGTGTTCACATGATCATTACAGATATGGCGGTGATCCATGTAACGAAAGATGGTTTGTTATTATCCGAGTTAATGGCACCGTTCTCAGTTCAAGATGTTATTGATAAAACAGGTGCCTTGCTACATGTAAGTGACAATCTACAAGTAATTCCATAATTGACAAGAAAGGAGCGTCTAACAAATGCATCATCACAAAGAGCGCATTCATGAATGGATTAGTAATAATCAAACGAAAGCGACACAGTTGTTACAAAAAGTAGTTCAAGAGGAAAGTACTCAAGGAAATGAAGGGTCAGCTCAAGCTGTAATTATTGAAAAATGTCGGGAATTGGGTTTACAGATCGATATATGGGAACCTTCTATAAGTGAATTAACGACTAGTGCATATTTTGTATCAACACGGAAGAACTTCATTAATAGCCCTAACGTTGTTGCTGTATTGAAAGGAAGCGGTGGTGGTCGATCGATTATTTTGAACGGACATATAGATGTTGTTCCAGAAGGTGATCACAACCAGTGGGATATTGACCCCTACAGTGGGGAAGTAAAAAATGGACGATTATATGGTCGAGGCTCTACTGATATGAAAGGTGGAAATATTGCATTATTATTAGCCATAGATGCCATTAAGGGATTAGGTATTAAATTAAAAGGCGATGTGATCTTTCAAAGTGTCATTGAAGAAGAGAGTGGCGGTGCTGGAACGTTAGCTACATTATTAAGAGGGTATAAAGCAGATGCTGCAATTATTCCAGAACCTACAAATATGAAAATATTTCCTAAACAACAAGGATCTATGTGGTTTAGATTAATGGTAAAAGGCAGAGCCGCTCATGGAGGTACTAGGTATGAAGGTGTTAGTGCGATTGAAAAAAGCATGTCTGTTGTTACCCATATTGAACAACTTGAAAAAAAACGCAACGAAAATATAAATGATCCTCTATATGCAAATATCCCAATCCCAATCCCAATAAATATCGGTAAAATCTCAGGAGGAACTTGGCCATCATCAGTAGCTGATACGGTGATTATAGAAGGAAGAATGGGTGTTGCACCGAATGAATCATTACAAGCAGCACAAGCCGAAATGAAAAATTGGCTAACAACCCTATCTTTACAAGATAGTTGGTTTGAACATAACCCAGTTGATTTGGAATGGTTTGGTGCTAGGTGGGTACCTGGAACGCTTAACTTAGACCATGAGTTAATCAATGTATTAAGCTCTAAATATCGTTTAATTATGAATGAACAGGCTATAGTAGAAGCTTCACCTTGGGGAACTGATGGTGGGCTGCTTTCACAAGTTGGCGATATACCAACAGTTGTGTTTGGACCAGGGGTTACAGAGGTTGCTCACTATCCAAACGAGTTTGTTGAATTAGACAAAATATTTCAAACAGCTGAGATTATCGCTCTGACAGTTTTGGAATGGTGTGGTGTCATTGAAGAAAATATTGAGTAGTTATAGTAGCAAATAGGGGGGAGTATGATGAAAAAACACCTGCTTATTAACGGAGATTGGGTAAAAGCGAGCGAATATAGAGATCTATATGCCCCGTACAACGGTGATAAGTTAGCTGAGGTAGCGTTTGCAAATGAACGAGAAATAAATCTCGCAATTGATGCAGCTGATCATGCGACTAAGTCAATGGCGCAGCTAACAGCTTTTCAACGTGCACAAATTTTGATGAAACTAGTTGAATTATTAAAGGGTCGCCGTCATGAATGTGCTACGATTATCGCTAAAGAATCAGCAAAGCCTATTAAGGCAGCTATTGTTGAAGTTGACAGGACGATAATGACATATACATTTGCAGCTGAAGAGGCAAAACGGATTAATGGAGAAACAGTACCAATGGATGCCGCTCCAGGGGGAGAGAATCGAATTGCTTTTACGTTGCGTCAACCACTTGGAATTATTGCTGCTATTACCCCTTTTAACTTCCCAATGAATTTAGTAGCTCATAAAATCGGTCCAGCAATTGCAGCTGGAAATACAATTATATTAAAGCCGGCTAGCCAAACACCACTCTCTTCTATCTACTTAGGTGAGCTATTAATGGAATGTGGGCTACCACCAGGTGCACTCAATATAGTGACTGGAAGTGGGGCAAAAATCGGAGAAAAATTAGTGACCGACAATAGAATTAAAGCGATTACTTTTACTGGAAGCCCACAGATTGGAAAAAAAATAAAAAACCAAGCTGGTTTAAAGCGGGTGACTTTGGAGCTTGGCTCGAACTCCGCATTATTAATCGATAAGAACGTTAATTTAACTGACTTCATAGGGAGATGTGTTAATGGCTCTTTCTCCTTTGCTGGTCAGGTATGTATTTCATTACAACGGATTTATATTCATGAAGAAATATATGATCAATTTGTTACGAGTTTTCTAGAAGAAACGAATAAGTTAAAAATTGGAAATCCATTAGATCATACTACTGACATCTCTTCATTAATTTCCGAGCAAGATGTTGAGCGCTCTCTTAAATGGATTAACGAAGCGGTTGTTGCTGGGGCTCAGCTAGTGATTGGTGGCCAGAGAAGAGCTAATAATATGTTAGAACCGACTGTATTGCTTAATGTTCCTTCAACTGAAAAAGTTTCTTGTCAGGAAGTCTTTGCACCTGTTGTTATGATTAATAAAATTTCTTCAATGGAAGAAGGGATAACAGAAGTAAATGAATCTAAGTATGGCTTGCAAGCAGGGATTTTTACGAATGATCTTCAACTAGCCCTTAAGGCAGCTGATCAACTGGAGGTTGGAGGAGTTATGATAAACGACATTCCAACGTTTCGTGTAGACCATATGCCTTATGGTGGTGTTAAAGAGAGTGGAATCGGGAAAGAAGGAATAAAGTATGCAATTGATGAAATGTTAGAAACAAAATTGGTATGCTTTAGAAAAATATAAACTGTTTTTTTAACAGTCACCCCTCAAAGGACTAGAAGACATTGATGAAAATTAGCTTTTCACACCCTTTACGGAAGCATCCAAAAAATCTAACAATAATACTATAATTATTAAAAAATGTGCTAAAAAATTAGGCTTTTCAATAAAATAAATCTTCTATTGTTGAATATGATAAGCATAACAAAAAGAAGATTGGTGGGTTACGAATGGTCAGTCGAGGTCAGCAACTTGAAGTTATAGGTGCTTGGTTACAAGTAGCAGGTACAGTTATTGCTGCGATTGGCCAATCTGAACAAATTCCAGAGGAAGCTGGAATAGCCGAGGAGTTAATTAGTATAGGAAATGGCTTAGAAGCAGTGGGCAATTCATTACAGGCTGTAGGGAGAGAACAAGACTTACCAGCAAGTGGAGCTGAAGAGGCTGAGACGTTATTGATCATTGGTAGCTGGCTGCAAGCAGGCGGGAATGTAACAAATGTAGTAGGTAATGAGATAGATATATTAGGTGAAGAAGAGGAAGGTTTTCAGGTCTACTTGCTTGGTAATATAGTCCAATCAATAGGAGCTGCGTTTGAAGCAATAGGAGCTAGTATGGAGGAGTCAGAGTACCAAAGCTTTGGTGTTATTGGCAATGGGCTTCAGACACTTGGAACTGCATTAGATGCTATAGGGATTGTTTACATTTTACAAGGGCAAGAGGACTTAGGTGAACAAATTGCTAGAGTTGGGAGCTGGCTACAAGTAATTGGAGCCTCATTAGCGGCTATAGGGCTGACGAAAGAAACACAGCTCTTAAATGATAATTAACGGTGTTTTTCGCAAGCTTTGTAATGTTGATTTTGTTAAAAAATCACATATCCCAGTGTGTGCTGATGAATAGGTCATAAAAACGCGAGATATATGATCTACGTATAAAGTTAGCACAAAGCATCAACAGGCTATTTTCGATTTTGAAACATCAAGAAAATAAAGTTGACGTGTTACTCAAAAGTCATCGCTTTAGTAGAAGAAAAGATGCCACGTAATTTAGCTGTATTCGTGTTTATTTGTTAGCTCGAAAAACATGAAAATAGCCTTTATATAAAAAAATCTGACAAACAACGTCAGACTTTGTATGTGGTAGAATGAAGTCTTTAAGAATTTGTTGGAGGAGAATGGCTATGCTCATTTTGAAAATGTTCTGCCATTTTTATGAATCGCTGCTCGTCTTCGATTAATCCACAGCTTGCGCATTGGAGCTTTCTTGCTGGCCCGTTATATTGCAGATGAAACGGCTCGAGGTTGTTCAGCTCTTCTACTTCTCCATTCTCTAAGTTAATTTTAACAGGCGTAACAACTTGATCTATCATATTGAAACGGCTTCTAGCTTGACATGATGGACAGCTATAGCTTGGCATATATGAAACCTCCTATTGTTTGTTATTGACGTATAGTTTTTTTCCCATCTTAACCAGTTCTTTTACCATCGTCCCACCTATTTGACCACCAATTTTACCTGCATCAGTAGATGTTATGTGACCATTGTAATCATGAGATAGGGGTATATTTTTGTCTTTTGCTATTTCATATTTAAGACTGTTAGCATCATTTGTTAATGTTCGATAACCTTGCTGTTCCATTACTTTATGTTTAAAATGTGTAACGGCCTCCCTAGCTTCAGGAACGAGGAGCTTTCTCCGGGAACGTGACATATTTTATCCCTCCTTATGGTATATATTGACCACAAATGTAAAACTCATTCAGTAAAATATTAATTTTTTCTCTAGCTATAAAAATTTAAATCTTTTCAGTTCGGACTTTGCTGTTCCGACGATGTTCAAAATAGTTTAAACTCTAGCTTACAACAATAACAACAAAAATCTGTCGAAAAAGAGCCTATAGGTAAACAGTATGCTACAACAATAAATGGTGAAAAAAACTGGTAAATTTGTTACCATTTATTATAAAGGGGGAAGAAGCTTTGGCTGTTAAAAAGTACTTCGATCATATTCAACTAAAGGAAAAGACTTTTACTGCAGAAGTAACATTAGATTATTTCAATAAACGACTAAAAATTGATGACTACCGAGGAGATGTTGGGTCATTACTTGTAGTCATCAATGAATTAATACAAACACATTCTTTTACCAAAGGAATTGTAAAAGTGAGAAATGAGCATTTACATATTTTTTTGCAGCATGGTTTTATGTTAGAGGCAGTTTTTCAAAAAATGTTTAATGGTAGTGATGCGTATTGTATGTGTAAGTATTATGACGATTCTCGATATACAAGTAATAATTGGATAGAAGAAGATAAAATACTTACAGCAGTTCAAAAACTAGAGGATAGTGATCTTCGACCGCAACTACCAGACGGTTATATAGTGAGAAAAGCAACTCATGCTGATGCTAATCACTTAGCAAAGCTTTATGCCACTGTCTTCGAAATATATCCTACGCCATTAAACGATCCGAATTACATAACTAACATCATAAATAACGGAACAATTTTCTTCGTGGTTGAGCATCAAGCTGAAATCGTGAGCGCAGCCTCAGCTGAAATCAATCAAGAGTATAATAATGCAGAATTAACTGATTGCGCAACTTTGACACAGCATCGTAAATTTGGTTTGATGAAAATCCTCCTATTACAATTAGAACAGGAACTAATAAATCACAATATTTATTGTGCTTATTCAATCGCTCGTGCACTTTCATACGGTATGAATGCTGTGCTAAAGCAATTAGGCTACTCGTATACAGGAAGGCTTAAAAATAATTGTTATATATTTGATAAGCTTGAAGATATGAATGTATGGGTGAAAGATTTATCAAGTAATTAACGATATTAATAATGCCAATATTCTGGCACTTATTGCCGATATTTAAGCATCATTTTAGAAGGGGGCTACCATTTGTTTATCGAACAGGTAAACACAGAGGAAATGGTTAAAGCAATATTAGGAAGTATAGATGAAGCAATTCATGTAGTAGACAATAATGGAGTGACCATTTTCTATAATAATATAGCAGCCAAGCATGACGGAGTGTCGATAGAGGAAGTTTTAGGGAAACACTTACTTCATGCATTCCCATCACTGACAGAAAAAACAAGTACTTTGTTGAAGGTCATAGCATCAAAAAAACCTATTTTTCATTTACCGCAAACGTATAAAAACATTCGGGGGGAGTTAATCGATACAGTCAACACAACGATACCGATTATTGTAAATGATAACATAGTTGGAGCGGTAGAAATCGCTAAAGATTATTCGAAAATGAAATTACTTTCACAGAAGCTCATGGATCTACAGTCTAAGCTGAATATTACTACAAAAAAACCTAAGAAGATAAATGGGGCAAAATACACGTTTGAAGATATTTTAACTGTAAATAAAGCTGTTGAGCATGTGAAGGAGCAGGCAAAAAAAATAGCTAAGAACGCTTCTACTGTACTCGTATACGGAGAGACTGGTAGCGGAAAGGAATTGCTTGTACATGCTATTCACAATGAGTCTATACGTAAATCAGGGGCTTTTATCGTGCAAAACTGTGCAGCTTTACCAGAAAATTTACTAGAGGGCTTGTTATTTGGAACAGTAAAAGGAAGCTACACAGGTGCTGTTGATCGTCCTGGTTTATTCGAAATCGCACATGGAGGTACGCTATTCTTAGATGAAATAAATTCAATGCCACTAGAACTTCAAGCTAAACTTTTACGTGTATTAGAGGATGGGTTAGTTAGACGAGTAGGGAGTGAGTTTGCGTATCAAGTAGATGTGAGGGTTATCGTGGCATTAAATGAAACTCCTGCTAATTGTTTAAAAAACAACCAACTTAGACCTGACTTGTATTATCGCTTAAACGTTTTATCACTAGAAATACCTCCCTTGAGAGCAAGGAAAGATGATATATCATTTCTGCTTAAGTATTTTGTAGCTAGTTATAATCAATCTTCTGCAATGGGGGCAATACATATAAACGAAGAGGTTTATGAATATATTAACAATTATTCATGGCCGGGGAACATAAGGGAATTAAAGCATACCGTCGAGTATGCGATGACCTTACTTGACGGTAAAGAA
This Bacillus sp. SM2101 DNA region includes the following protein-coding sequences:
- a CDS encoding aspartate aminotransferase family protein; the encoded protein is MEETHLIKPVLDKEYPIISHGKGIYLYDTKGKKYLDGSSGAITASIGHGVQEIIDVMADQAKKVSFVYRSQFTNEPAEQLAKKMSELTSSDFHWSFFVNSGSEATETAMKIAIQYWQERNMKGKNKILSRWMSYHGITIGALSMSGHLKRRARFISLLDDLPIIPPPYCYRCPYHSTYPSCELMCATELERVIKRIGAENIAAFIAEPIIGAAAGALIPPSNYYQTIKDICERNNILFIADEVMTGLGRTGKMFAINHWNVEPDIITLGKGLSGGYTPIASTLVSDHVMQPFIKGSKTIMSGHTFSANPQSAAVALAVINYVEKHNLVVSAEKKGYSLMEKLDKLRQNNPIIGDVRGKGLLIGVEFVSDIFSKLPFKEEVNVTDIVVHKAQERGLLVYPANAGTEGVGGDAVLIAPPLTISNEEIDELVNLFEISLQEVQKELQIIGM
- a CDS encoding CoA transferase subunit A codes for the protein MSRIENSFKKIITAYDAVKQITDNSTLMFGGFGGVGSPPTLIDEILSKRPKNLTLIGNDAGFPEIGIGKIVCEGLASKLIASHIGSNPVAGKLMSDDNLTVEFSPQGTLVERIRAGGVGLGGILVDIGIDNETVNHEKERITVDGKEYLLESPLIADVAIIYAKKSDPFGNLIYHKTAQNTNPLVAMAGNYTIAEVEEIVPLGHIHPEEIVTPGIFVNSIVQSKGVNWSWVWE
- a CDS encoding 3-oxoacid CoA-transferase subunit B; the protein is MGMGIDVRNRIANRAAEEIKNGMIVNLGIGIPSLVPNHLRQDIHVMFHAENGVLGIGPSPKKGNEDENLCNAAGYPVTVVNGASYCDSAIAFGMIRRGYVDLTILGSLQVSQNGDLANWIIPGKKVPGMGGAMELAQKAQKVIVVMSHADKMGQPKILEKCSLPLTSKSCVHMIITDMAVIHVTKDGLLLSELMAPFSVQDVIDKTGALLHVSDNLQVIP
- a CDS encoding peptidase; protein product: MHHHKERIHEWISNNQTKATQLLQKVVQEESTQGNEGSAQAVIIEKCRELGLQIDIWEPSISELTTSAYFVSTRKNFINSPNVVAVLKGSGGGRSIILNGHIDVVPEGDHNQWDIDPYSGEVKNGRLYGRGSTDMKGGNIALLLAIDAIKGLGIKLKGDVIFQSVIEEESGGAGTLATLLRGYKADAAIIPEPTNMKIFPKQQGSMWFRLMVKGRAAHGGTRYEGVSAIEKSMSVVTHIEQLEKKRNENINDPLYANIPIPIPINIGKISGGTWPSSVADTVIIEGRMGVAPNESLQAAQAEMKNWLTTLSLQDSWFEHNPVDLEWFGARWVPGTLNLDHELINVLSSKYRLIMNEQAIVEASPWGTDGGLLSQVGDIPTVVFGPGVTEVAHYPNEFVELDKIFQTAEIIALTVLEWCGVIEENIE
- a CDS encoding aldehyde dehydrogenase family protein → MKKHLLINGDWVKASEYRDLYAPYNGDKLAEVAFANEREINLAIDAADHATKSMAQLTAFQRAQILMKLVELLKGRRHECATIIAKESAKPIKAAIVEVDRTIMTYTFAAEEAKRINGETVPMDAAPGGENRIAFTLRQPLGIIAAITPFNFPMNLVAHKIGPAIAAGNTIILKPASQTPLSSIYLGELLMECGLPPGALNIVTGSGAKIGEKLVTDNRIKAITFTGSPQIGKKIKNQAGLKRVTLELGSNSALLIDKNVNLTDFIGRCVNGSFSFAGQVCISLQRIYIHEEIYDQFVTSFLEETNKLKIGNPLDHTTDISSLISEQDVERSLKWINEAVVAGAQLVIGGQRRANNMLEPTVLLNVPSTEKVSCQEVFAPVVMINKISSMEEGITEVNESKYGLQAGIFTNDLQLALKAADQLEVGGVMINDIPTFRVDHMPYGGVKESGIGKEGIKYAIDEMLETKLVCFRKI
- a CDS encoding DNA alkylation repair protein, which produces MPSYSCPSCQARSRFNMIDQVVTPVKINLENGEVEELNNLEPFHLQYNGPARKLQCASCGLIEDEQRFIKMAEHFQNEHSHSPPTNS
- a CDS encoding alpha/beta-type small acid-soluble spore protein gives rise to the protein MSRSRRKLLVPEAREAVTHFKHKVMEQQGYRTLTNDANSLKYEIAKDKNIPLSHDYNGHITSTDAGKIGGQIGGTMVKELVKMGKKLYVNNKQ
- the ablB gene encoding putative beta-lysine N-acetyltransferase, with protein sequence MAVKKYFDHIQLKEKTFTAEVTLDYFNKRLKIDDYRGDVGSLLVVINELIQTHSFTKGIVKVRNEHLHIFLQHGFMLEAVFQKMFNGSDAYCMCKYYDDSRYTSNNWIEEDKILTAVQKLEDSDLRPQLPDGYIVRKATHADANHLAKLYATVFEIYPTPLNDPNYITNIINNGTIFFVVEHQAEIVSAASAEINQEYNNAELTDCATLTQHRKFGLMKILLLQLEQELINHNIYCAYSIARALSYGMNAVLKQLGYSYTGRLKNNCYIFDKLEDMNVWVKDLSSN
- a CDS encoding sigma 54-interacting transcriptional regulator, with protein sequence MEQVNTEEMVKAILGSIDEAIHVVDNNGVTIFYNNIAAKHDGVSIEEVLGKHLLHAFPSLTEKTSTLLKVIASKKPIFHLPQTYKNIRGELIDTVNTTIPIIVNDNIVGAVEIAKDYSKMKLLSQKLMDLQSKLNITTKKPKKINGAKYTFEDILTVNKAVEHVKEQAKKIAKNASTVLVYGETGSGKELLVHAIHNESIRKSGAFIVQNCAALPENLLEGLLFGTVKGSYTGAVDRPGLFEIAHGGTLFLDEINSMPLELQAKLLRVLEDGLVRRVGSEFAYQVDVRVIVALNETPANCLKNNQLRPDLYYRLNVLSLEIPPLRARKDDISFLLKYFVASYNQSSAMGAIHINEEVYEYINNYSWPGNIRELKHTVEYAMTLLDGKELTLEHIPHNIISIVKKNNEVLIERHQTIKPLREVLSQTEKTMIESAIQTAQGNIQQAAKMLQIPRQTLQYKMKKFNL